GAGCCGACgccggacgaggaggaggagcggagccggcgccgccggacggGGAGGAGGCAACGGGAATGGCGACCGGGAGGAGGAGAAAGCGATGGAGGGGAGAGTGAGGAGAAGACGAGTCGAGGGTAGGTGGGGAAATTATTTCCCCCACTACCCGTATCCGCGAGCCCGAGATCACGCCCACTGTGATGTCGGTTACCTCCTATACTATATTCATCCAATTAAACCACACAACTAAAGGTGCTTATTATGTGAGATGGGTGTTTTTGAGATAACTTTTGAGGCTAGGGGTACAGGCCCACAGCTTgcactgtgaatggcctaaAGAACCTTCACATGGGTAATAATAATCTTAGTTTGCATTGATAGAGTAGGATTTGACGCCAGATgaaatccttaaaaaaaagactGATGTTCCTCAGtgctaagggggtgtttgggagagaggggctaaagtttagcccctctctcaaaaacataagtccctGGGAGAGGGGCTAGCCCCTCTCTCAGAAACATAAGTCCCTAGGGCTAaactttagcccctctctcccaaacaccccctaagtgCTCATGGAATTGGAAGGCGCATGCTTGGTTTGGTTTCTTGGGAAGGTGGCCCTCCGCGTTTCATGCACGCATCATGTTGTTATCAAACTGGTCTCTCCTGCCACACTTTGAATGATAATGTGACGTGTTTGACTCTTTTCAAGGATGTCACACATGTTACCAAgacaagaaaaaaacagaagagGATGTCACACCACCATTCTTTTACTAGTAGTTTTCTTCCACTCGAGTCACAGCGTACAGATTTTCTTTCCAAGATCTGTCAGAGCTCTTGGTACTCGCTGCAATCCTTTAAATGAAACGATCTCAGTTCACGACATAAAACCCCATTCCCCATTAACCAGCTAAATTTCCATGAGCAACATCACCTACAGTCCCATCATTTGGCTCATAAGAGGAAAAAACGAAATggtatatttgcaaataaaaattaatatgtaaataaaacttttacataTACGTTCTTAACGATTAAAAaacaaaagctgaaaaataaactacgataaaaaaaatccaaaatcaattctaaatttaaagttaaaaattaatttttgccTGATAACTATAAGCATTGGAGAAAAGATAACACCGCTAGATACAACCAAAATCAATTGATACTTAATGAATTAATTTTAGAGTTCCTTTTATCGTAGTCAATTTTCTAGTCTTGTCCTTAAAAGCACTAATAGAGTCATAGTACAATCATAATAATTTACCTATAATTCTTTTTGGGTTGTTTCATTTAACTATAAACTAACAACATAGTAAACGGTAAATTAAAAAGGTGTTTTTTATCTCCCGAGGGGATGTACTCTCGTTTTGTGCGGGACGCTTGAAAAGTCagtacaaaattgaaaaaaaattaacaacataaATCAATGTGTGATCTACAAAcatacaaattcaaatttaacttgtacaagtaaaaaaataaaaaatgtatcTGTAAATAGTACTATAtaggttgaatttgaattcacaTGTTTGTACAATGATGTAGTTATCTCATACTGATCTATCATGTcaaaaatttttaactttttttgtaAAATGTTTCCTCACCGAAAACACAAAAGAAGCCAAGCTAGTGATCAGATTTCGTCTGGCAGGCAGCACATCACTAGATCCTACTACCCTGTTTCTCGATTCTGCTGGATTCAACGCCCCATGGCCCCCATTCCTCCCCCTTCCCTCGATCCTTTCCCTGCTTCACGAAGCTTTTTCCCACACTGCAAAAAAGAAATGGGTTTATGTCCCCACTGCAAAGGTGACTTAACTATCACCCTTGGGCAAGTTACATGAATGAAATACAAAATGGTCAATTAGCTAAATGACAAAACAGAGATGTGACTCCCCTTGGTAAAATTTCTACTTCTATCTTCAAATAGCAGGCGCAGGCAGCAGGCTAGCATCCTTAAGCTTGTGTTCGGCAACTCTCCCTCCAAACACGTAAAATAAAGTGattcattagcatataattaattaaatattaactaattttttttttctaaaaaatagattaatatgattttttaaagtaacatTCTTAGAAAGCATACGTGTGGAAAACGAAGGTGGTGTGGTTGGGAGCTCAAGCTGCCAAACGCAGCCTTAGGAAGTTTCACACTATgccatgtttagttcacccccaactaccCCCAACTTCTAACTTTACATAACATCATATTACatctaaaactttcctacacacataaacttccaactttttttccaaactttcaactttctctaaacttccaacttttttcagaaTATACATTCCTTATCAACCGATATTACAGCTACCACTTTTGTTTCTGATACCATGAAAACATCATCATAAGCACTTTCCCATTTTTCTGCTCTGGAACAAAATCATATCTCTCTGCCCATGTATCTATGATCAAATGTCAGGAAATTCCTCTCCTCTCGCTCACTGAATCGCTGCGAACTGAAAGTGTTTCGGACGCGCTACAGTAAACAAAAGAATTTTTTCAGCGAGCAGAGGAAACAGAGTTTTGGCACTACATTAACTTCTTGCAGCATTTTTATTCTTCTCCTTTTATTCACCTACTAACTGGAGTCTGTTACATGCATAACAACAGCCAAAACGAAATCACCGGCCTCAGATCTGACAATGCCATCCCATGTCCACTAACTGAATTTCCAATACATCGGACTATCTTCAGCAGGCTCTGAACATGCACAAAAATGACAACGGCTAGTGCATCTAAACTGAACGAAGTTACTGAAATGAAACCTAAAGAAACAAAACAACTTCGCAACAATAACACTCTGACAATGGTAGAGGTACTGACTATAAAGTTTAAGGTGCTAAATGTATTTTCATGCAATGCTTAGGGTAGTATTATTATTGTAATCTCAGACGAGCATCAAATCAGCATTAACCTTAATTTATGATCCAGGATAGGAACAGCATAGACACCATATTCAAAGTAAAGCATAAAAATAGCAGTGCATGTTACTGCAGCATGCACTGGTCATTTTAAAGTTACAGAAACGAAAATACCGGATCATAGATTTTAGTGCTTATGAGACATATATTTCAGTTTTCTTCCTTCCCTTTTAAATTTGTAGTCTGGGTATCACAGCATCAGCCGAATCCATTCCTCTAGAGGCACCGGCTTTTGTCCCGCTTCCAGATAATGTTGTGGGTTATCCAATATTAGTTTCCTGCCCCAACATCATGTAAATAAATTTACAGTATTCCATCGCAATTGAAAACAATCGTCTTTTCTGCAGTACTCTTCCCCCATTCTATGCAATCGATTGGGAAAAATGAAGTTGAAACGGAACAAACTCTACCCGGACATAACGAGTATTATCCCTAGTGACTGGGTCAAGTACTTGAACATTCGAAACATGATCTTCAGCTTCAGTTGAGAAAATCCCATCTCCaaaaacattagcacacaattatTAAATACATTCTTGTAAACTAGGAAGGTTGCCCGCGTGGATGTGTGGGCACCTTATTTAGTGGTGTTTGAAATGTTGTGACGAATgtttatgtatatttttttttcaaaaaaatattttttactctTCTAAATctatgtttataaaaaaacatataaatgcTCCATATATATCAACCGTTGATTTGTTCTAGGCAATGAACAATTTAGCACAGCACAATATGAATGGGATAAATCCATCTTCATAAAGTTGAAGTTGTGTTGTGTACAATATAAAGTTGTAGCTCATCAGAGAAACTTGACATGGTGATGGCGATCTCCTGCAACCGCCACAGGTGCATCGtagaatttttttccttttcttttagttttGAGGTTCTGGTTAATTATaccaatctaatctaacggtgGAGTTCCTGGCTGTTCTCTTTCGATGAGGTAAATCCAATAGCCTAAAATAACAGATCATCAATTCAAGTGAAAATCAAGGATGAGATGTTTTTCCTTATATcataatttatataaatttttaatttattagagcatcatGAGATGTCTTAGGAATGTATACTCGATGCCACATGATggtttagaagcgtttgtaAAAAGTTTAATAGATGTTTATATAAAGTTGTGTGTTTGTGCAACTATATTATCTCCCCTCTACTAAAtttacaataataataaaaaaatgtacaaaTGTGTTTGTAGAAGATTTTTGCATTGTGGATATAACGTTATCATATTatacttttttctttaattaatgAAATAATTTGTCATGACATCACAAAGGGGTGCAGAGTGAGCttcgaatgatttttttttaaaaaaatatatctaacaACCTAAAACCAAAATTTAAGTAGAAATCAATGGTCGaatattttcttttggattttctaTAATTTAAGAGTGCCAGGTAGTTATTTAGAAATATTTGTATGATGTTTAGTGTACTATAAAGAGAGAACAGAGGAAGAGCTTGCTCGATCTAGAAGGTTGATGTCTATCTATAGATAATTTTAGGCCCATaatgaaataataataataattttagtTATCATGGAAATAAAATAGAAAGGAATGAAGGAAGGGTAGGTTAGGTACATGCGTGAGAACACAGCACAGAGGCATGAACAGATGAAGATTTTTCTTAAGATAGATCTCACGATTTAAAATAATGGGTTCAttgatttaaatgaaaatcgacgatggaatttctctattttattagagtgccacgtgacGACTCGAAAGTCAAAGTGTTTATAGGATGTCACGTGGCGGgttaggagcatttgtaggaagtttaataatttataattatgATCATCCAGGTATCTATAagcaatacatatgtacatacataaATATTGCTAAGATAAATGTAATAGTAGAAAATAATTGGTCGACCACATTTAAGTGGAAATCgatggtttttttatttttttttcttcataatttatatgattttctctaatttattggaGTGTTACTTGACGGCTTAGGAGTTTATTTAGTTGTCGGTTATTAAAACACAAAGAAAGTGGCTTAGGAGCTTATTTAGTTGTCGGTTATTAAAACACAAAGAAAGTAATTATTAAGACTATAGTTCCATATGAcaacttttttaattaaaatataggTAATATGGAtgttatattttttagataagaTACGTTATATactttataaaattataaatagtGAACAACTGAAGAAAATAAAGAGGTAAGGAATGATCGCTTCTTTTCCAACCGTGGGTGCAAATGTGCATAcataatttcttttctttttattttttccaatCAATAGTTTTCTATTTGTTTTCCTTTAGCAGATAGTGTGTAGGTAGTTTCCTTATGTACGTTTGTGCGTACGTGCGGGGACTCTTGGATATGGGCCCGTGGGGATATGAGAGGGAGGTGGAAAAACAAATTTGATAGTAATTAAAAATGTGGGTCTAGCTGTTTATTAAAATGATACATGGCGTTTTAGGAGTGTTTGTATGATTCTCACGTGGCAACTTAGgaacgtttgtaggaagtttcatagacttttagtatactATAATAAAATTAGCTGTATGTATggagatgcacttgatagtgcaTTGGTAAACAGTGATGTGTGGTGCATTGGTAAGATGGCATCCTAACACACTCACAATTTCTTCTTAGAAAAATAttgggttaattagatccatgccacTATAAATTTACCAATTTAAAAAAATGCTACTACTATTCTTAATATCGGGTGCGTGCCAtggaaattttgtaaaatttgaccCATGCCACTCCTTCGTGATTTCTGTTTAACACCACCTCCGTCAACTCCAACTCCGGTTAGCACCTCTGTTCCTTCTCCAACTCCAAATCCTGCAGAGCTGCTCGGTGAGGTTTCCGGCCGCATGACCTCCGACGCGGACTTGCTCCACATCCATCAGGTGTGCGCCCATTGGTGCGCCTCCATAGCTGCCGTTGGCTGCCGGCCGGCTACGTGACATCGCGCGTTGTCAGCGCCATCAGCGAGGACTACTCCTTCTGGCTCCCCCatcgtggtggcggcggcggcggccagaggATCCCCTGCTTCGGCGACGCGCGCCGGCGGTGCTCCCCGTACTGCTGCGGCACGCCGCGCCGCACTCCCCGACGCGGTTCGTGATGCCTCCGCTGCCCCGCTGCCGTACGACCTCCACCACCGCGACGCGCCATGGCCACCGGCGTGTGTCCCGTTTCCCCTTCGTCAACTTCAACGCCAACCATGCGTGCGAGCTGGCCAAGCAAGACAACTACCTGCTCACCGTGCACATGGTCGGCAATATGGCAGCAACCTGCAGTACATAAAACAAGGAAAAGACCGCGCGAGTGATGCATTGTGGCGGGAACGCTTATGCGACGCGCAGTCGGAGTCCGCATCAATTTCCGAATCGGATTCCGTCGATCTCCAATATCCAAGCAAATCTTCTTCTCCCGCCGCCATTAAAAGCAGAGCAACGGCCGTCCCTCCCTCGCTTCGCTTCCTCCCTGCGCAATTCCACCACGCGCGCAAACCATCCCTTTCGATCCAACATGGAGAAAGGCAAGCTCGATTTCCTCCTCGAGCTAGGGTTTCGCTTCAACCCGTCGCCGGAGCAGGTCGTCACCTACTACCTGCCatgcctcgtcgccggccagcaGCCCAAGGACACCGAGGGGTGCATCCACAGCGCCGACGTCTACGGCGCCGACGAGCCCAGGGACCTCGCCGGCAAGTACGCGCCCGTGGCCAGGAGCTCCAACGGCGACCGGTTCTTCTTCACCGGTTGCAAGCGGATGAAAGGGAAGTTCTCCCGCTCCGCCGGGGGTGGCACCTGGGTCTCTCAGTCCAGCAAGGATCTCAAGAACAGGGAGGGGATCAAGATCGGCGAGGTCAAGAACTTCCGCTTCAAGAAAGATGGCAAGAACACGGATTGGTTGATGGAGGAGTATCACCTCTGCGGGCAAGAATCCGGTGATGTTGTCGAGCCCGTCGTCTGCCGGATTTACGTCTCCCCTAGGGCTGCTCCTGATTCGGTGGCGCACCAAGAATCAGCTGTCCTGCAGCCTCAAGAACCCGCGCCGCTGCCGGTTCCTGCAGCACCAGCGCCGCCACGACAAGTGCCCGTGGTCACGcagcaagcgccgccgccgccgccaccacttgTTCCGGTGATCACGCAGGACGCGCCGCCCCTGAAGAGGCCCGCGccggtcgccgcgccgccgtgcgccaagAAGATGAGAGGCGATGTCTCGGCATTCCCTGTGGTGCGCCAGAGCTGCGTGGCGGCGCCGCGATGTGCGCCACGCGTCGTGGCACCACCGCCGCGTCATCCACCCATCCAGACCTATCCGACGGATCCGTTCGAGTCAGCGCCGCTGGATCCGTTCGAGCCGCCGCCAGCAGCTGCCTCGGTGACCGGCGGACACCACACGCCTCAGCCGTCT
This genomic window from Oryza sativa Japonica Group chromosome 12, ASM3414082v1 contains:
- the LOC107275392 gene encoding uncharacterized protein; amino-acid sequence: MHCGGNAYATRSRSPHQFPNRIPSISNIQANLLLPPPLKAEQRPSLPRFASSLRNSTTRANHPFRSNMEKGKLDFLLELGFRFNPSPEQVVTYYLPCLVAGQQPKDTEGCIHSADVYGADEPRDLAGKYAPVARSSNGDRFFFTGCKRMKGKFSRSAGGGTWVSQSSKDLKNREGIKIGEVKNFRFKKDGKNTDWLMEEYHLCGQESGDVVEPVVCRIYVSPRAAPDSVAHQESAVLQPQEPAPLPVPAAPAPPRQVPVVTQQAPPPPPPLVPVITQDAPPLKRPAPVAAPPCAKKMRGDVSAFPVVRQSCVAAPRCAPRVVAPPPRHPPIQTYPTDPFESAPLDPFEPPPAAASVTGGHHTPQPSVPVPATPEQGFSLAASNSPELDPANIGIDMDELMRYLGNTPLDGVLPSQLFVLPTNDDEDVELAKVLEDGLQGGGGRQWQSTAVCDSSSSATGILARHGATAASSTHPDLSQGSVRAQ